TTGTTGGACTGGCCGAGGTCTGTCGACAGGATGGTGGTGCTGGGCCCGATCGCCCGGATGTTGTTGAACATCCCCTCCCACGAGACCTTGTTCGTGTAGGCGGTCGTGAAGCACCGCTCGAAATAGACGTCGAACTTGGTCAACTCCCGCTGCTGATCGATGGTGAGACACGTGGTCGGGAACTCGGGGTGGGTAATGACGAGCCGGCGCACCTTGTGCTCGGCCGCCGCGCGGATGACGGCCGGCATCTCGGCCGGGCTGATGTGGCCGGTCGCCAGCACCATGTCGTGCTTGCCGATGAGGTCGAGGCAGTCGTGCACGGCCTTCGTGACCTTCCCCTCGTCGTCGGTCACCTTCAGCCAATCGCCCGCGATGCCCAAGGCCCGCATCTCCCGCGCGATGTTCATCCAGTACGGCAGCTTGGTTTCGTCGGTCTGGCGCGTCACGGCCTCGAGTTCGTTCGCTGAATCGACGGTCGGAAGCCACACAACTTTCGCGCCCAGGCGTCCCGCAATGTCCACGGCGATGGGGTTCAGTCCGCCCACCGCGTTGTTCAGCACGACCCCGCCGTAGGCCTTCACGTCGGGGAACAATTCCCGAATCAGGGCGGCGCGGTCCGCGGTGCACACGTAGTGTGATTTGAGCACGAACCCGGCCATGCCCGAGGCGCGGGTGCGCTCGGCGAGAAGCACGTCGTCGAACTTGCGTGGCATGACGTCTGGCCCGCTGTGTACGTGCATGTCGAAAGCGCCGGCCAGGAGGCCGCGCGCCGTGTCCTGATCAACCACGATCCCACTCCGCGTGAAGAATGACTGCGCCCACAGCATACACGAGCGCGTCCTCAGCTCAGTCGTGGCGGACGATGGGTGGCGTAGCGGGCGACGAACGCGCCTGTCGTCGCCAGCGGCACGAGCCCGGTCAGGGCGAACGTCACCGGAAAAGACGTCAGCGCGAGCACCGCGCCCATGGCGAGCGCGCCAGTCCCCATCCCCAGCGCGAAACCGGAGTTCACGAGCGCGAGCGCGGTGGGCCGCGCGGTCGCCGGCGCGCGGTCGACCGCGAAGGCGAGGTTCGTGGGGTGGAGCGAGCCGTACCCGAAGGCGTAGAGCACCGCGATTGCGAGAAGCGCCGGAATCGACGGGCCGGCCGCCAGCGCCCAGAGCGACGCCGTGAGGACGATCGTGGCCGGGACGACCACCTGCACCCGGCCGAACGTGTCGGAGAGCCGCCCCGCCACCGCGCGAACGACGATCGCGCCGACGGCGAACACTGTGTAGAAGAGGCCCGGGTTCCCCATCCCGATCGAGCGCGCGTACAGCGGGAGAAAGGCCACGAGGGTGCCGTGCGTGAACGTCAGGCCGGCGTTGACGAACATGCAGAAGAAGATGATGGGGTCCAGACCGGGTCGCGACGCAGCCCCCACCGCGGGCTCCGCTACGGACGGAGGCACGTCGCCGGCCCGCACGCCCAGAGCGAGGAGCGACGCCGCCAGGCCCAGCCCCGCAGCGGCGACCCACGTGGCGACGGGCCCGGCCCACTGCAGGAGGGCGATCCCGAGAGTCGGGCCCACCGCGAGCGATACCGTCGTGAAGCTCCCGTACACGCCGAGCGCCTCGCCGCGTCGCGCAGGGGGTGTCACGTCGGCGGCGAGGGTCGTGGCCGCCGTTTGAAACGTCGTGTAGCCGGTCCCGAGGATGACGCTCGCGACGACCAGCATGCGGGAGGAGGGCGCGAGCTGGGCGGCGACCACGCCGAGCGGAAGAACCATCGGCGCCGCGGCGAGCACGCCCACGCGCGGCCAGCGCGCAATGGACCGCGCCATCAGGAGCTGCGTGACGAAGGACGTCAGTGGGATCGCGCCGGTCACGAGCCCGGCCTCCGACGGGCTGCCGCCGATCCGAACAA
Above is a genomic segment from Chloroflexota bacterium containing:
- a CDS encoding MFS transporter: MAGPVDASIRAQTAGARLFSRSYGLICAANFSFWAGMYCLFGAFPLYVVRIGGSPSEAGLVTGAIPLTSFVTQLLMARSIARWPRVGVLAAAPMVLPLGVVAAQLAPSSRMLVVASVILGTGYTTFQTAATTLAADVTPPARRGEALGVYGSFTTVSLAVGPTLGIALLQWAGPVATWVAAAGLGLAASLLALGVRAGDVPPSVAEPAVGAASRPGLDPIIFFCMFVNAGLTFTHGTLVAFLPLYARSIGMGNPGLFYTVFAVGAIVVRAVAGRLSDTFGRVQVVVPATIVLTASLWALAAGPSIPALLAIAVLYAFGYGSLHPTNLAFAVDRAPATARPTALALVNSGFALGMGTGALAMGAVLALTSFPVTFALTGLVPLATTGAFVARYATHRPPRLS
- a CDS encoding DUF6282 family protein encodes the protein MVDQDTARGLLAGAFDMHVHSGPDVMPRKFDDVLLAERTRASGMAGFVLKSHYVCTADRAALIRELFPDVKAYGGVVLNNAVGGLNPIAVDIAGRLGAKVVWLPTVDSANELEAVTRQTDETKLPYWMNIAREMRALGIAGDWLKVTDDEGKVTKAVHDCLDLIGKHDMVLATGHISPAEMPAVIRAAAEHKVRRLVITHPEFPTTCLTIDQQRELTKFDVYFERCFTTAYTNKVSWEGMFNNIRAIGPSTTILSTDLGQSNNPFVDDGLALFIQKLLDADFSENDIQRMASHNAAQVLDA